CACAAAGAAAGAACGGACCACGAGAGATTCCTGCCACATGCTGTCTTTTTTAATCTTAAAGTCACGCAATCCGTACTACATGTATGACTTCGTCACAAAACATTACACCTATTACGCCATTTTCTAGTATTTTGGCTTCTTCCTGCATTGGCAGAGAATCATATCGGTTCCATAACAAGGCTCGTGCGAATGACGAAAACAACACAGACGAAACCATTCAAAGATCATTTGTTTcattggataaacgaaatgactaGTGGCAAGCGATGATAAgcttaagtaatggtccggctaagaagcaggcagaaaaacaatagcccgcggcaatagcgtcggttagttaaaatgtgccaacatttttaatcaaattaagttctgctgttcccattggtgtaagcagctaaaagcgcgaaatttgaatttcaatgaaaaatgtaatcgacttgccgtctaaaaaattagattctgtttcgtagaacaaatcattatgccttcaaaaactatgtttgtaaatatcgtcaagattctatgcgccatttgattggcgcatagaacaatgcccaaatttggccgagagacagagatcaagggcatggggaagaagaaatccaaaaaaggcttttttttcatttttttctcatcttttttcgacattttccgatattagccaatcagatgcctcgattggagtgaagttaaaaattaatatttcgcagcttctaagtacttttgccgctgggctgcctgcttcttagccggaccattacttaattgTTGGcctttgcatcgtgttgaaaacaatttttttattgaaaaactcccggTCCGTccatatttgctctgttctaaagcGGTCAAACCGAGACACTACAGTGCATACCGACTCATATTTTCTCGACCaattatggtaaaatggcgtaacaGTAGAATAATATCAATTTCCGTTGCACGAGTGCACAAGGGCGGTATATCATATAACAAGTTGTTATGAATGGTTCTGCGTCGATTTCACTGATGTTAACGAATGAGGGTTAAACCCAATGTTCCCCTGATAACTTTCTTAACTCTAGCTTTGACTTTCCCTGTAGCAGATCACTTATTATATCGCCCCTTATGGACTCGCGATAGCTTAAGTTGAAAAAGAATAAAGAATAAAGACCACAGTGCCATAATGATGCTCGCGAGGAAATGAGAGAATTCAGGGTTCTCGTTTgaggccggacgtttcgtcCGGTCGTTTAccattccatgtccggtactttgatgtCCATGATATTTaaggggtttgttttattttttattattataattattttttttgctgaGGCCCCGTTCACACGCAATATCCTTTTTCGAAAGAAAaagcaactttttctttacagATACGGATTCCGTCCACACCTATCCGATGAAAACAATCACTGAAAACGGAACTTTTCaaaaacgctctccagagtggacgCGAATTGTTTTTAAAACGGAGAAAAAATGTTGCGGTTTCATACGAATACGGATATGTGTGGACAGGCCTTACTTTTAATTAAAAGAGAATTTGGatgaactccagccttgcctggaAAACTGATCCTTGGATTCAAAGTTTCTGGAAACAGCGTTTTTGAGTGTTCTATTTTAAAAGTTTCCTGGGGGAGCATACCCTAGACTCCCTTAGGTAGCTCACGCCTTTGGTGTGCAGCGCAAAAAGAGTCACGTCCGCTGCTTCAGAAAAAAGTTCGCTACTTTACAGGAAACCCTGAGAATTCTGAAGGAAAAATTAGGGTTAAGTTGTTCCCCTTGAAAGGTGCCTGGAGGTGAACTCCCAAGGGATATGCGGGATCACCATATAAACAAAGTGGCTGCCCATTGTGAAAAGGCACACGCCTCAAATCATTTAGCAAACCAGACTCATGCAGCATGATACTGTCATGTCTTTTGCCTTCAAACAGGCCAGAAAGATTAGCAATGAGTCCAATGGATGTCACTACACTCTGAAATTGGATACCATGCACCCGCTTATGCCCATTGTACATGACTCGTTGATTGTGTTTAGGACGAGCTATGCTTCTAACGGTTCCGTCTAAAAAACCGAAACAATTTGTAAGTGGTGCACCTTGGAGATGAATAGCTTCAGCATATCTGTGCAATTGGTCAGGTTGAAGAAAGGGATTCAAGTCCCAGTTTTGGAGCCGATGACTATGATTGGCGTAGACCAAATCTAATACCTCATTAAAGATGAGGCAAAGCTCGGTAGGATTTCTGCCAAAGCGAGGTACCATATCCGTGTAGCGACATGGGTAAGCCAGTCTTTTCAAAAGAATGCATAGTCCCTCCATTCCCTCACAAACAGATCTTTGAGAGCAAACTATCTCATCAGGAATTTGCAAATTCGTACGCAACAAGTCAAGGTCTTGTTTGCCACATCTCAAATCACTTCGGCATTCCGAATCATCCCAAGCGTCAATGTCAAAGCGGTCAAATTTGTTATACGGGTAAGCCGgccttgacaagtttgcctcGTAGAGCAAAGCAAAATCCACGTCGTCAATTATTTTCTCGTAGCGTGCAATCAACAAAGCGTCGTGAACAGTATCAAGACTTGacattttttcgtgaaaaattacgcgaaatttactttgcatcaTTTGTATAACGAAAGCAAAAATATGTCGACACAAAATCGACAAGTTAGCCACGTTTAATTCGAAATGGAATCTAAACAGTACAATGGAGTCACCTTAACTAAAGAACTGCTCTTTTGACTTACCGAAACGataaagaaaaaggcaaaggtTGAGGCTAAAGACAGGTGATGCATCTCAGGCTGCATAAGCAATTGTGAGGTTGTGAAGTCCACTGTAAAGTCTTAACAATCTGCCTCACCTAAGCGACATTCACAAGGCTGACACACTCCTATTTTCTAATCAACAGATTTCCATAAAGGGGAAATAAACATCGAATGAACAGCTCGCGGAACAAACTTTCTTCGAGAACATCGTTGCCCGCACTCCTTTCTTTGCTAAATCTCTTTTAACTCGCTACTCGACGGCGTCCTCGACCCAGTCCTAATCGGGTATTTCAATGTGCGCGCGCCGTCGTCTTTGCCGtcgcgttgtctttgctaaatcacTCTATTTTCACCTCTATGTGTACGGTAAGCCAATCACCGTATTCACAGATCACAAGCCGCTAGTTCACATATACAGCAACCCAACATCAAAGACTTCGGCACGACTTGAAAGATGGTCCTTACGCTTGCAACCATATCAAGTGACGGTTGCATATCGCAAGGGAGCCGATAACCCGGCAGACTATATGTCACGACATACCGCCAAACACACCAAGTCGTCCAGCAGACAAGAAAAAGTAGCAGAAGAATTTGTCGACTACCTCGCCAAGACATCGACTCCAAAGGCAATCGACATTCACGAAATCATCGCTGCCACAAAGCAAGACCCGACACTTCAGGCTGTAACAAAGGCGATGGACAAGGGAGATTGGTTTAAGTTCTCAAAAGAGCCCAGTATTGATATTGACATCTACAAGGCTATGGAGAAAGTAAAGCACGAACTAACTCTAAGCACAACTCATGGTATCATCCTCAAAGGGACAAGAATAGTCATGCCGACTACCTTACAACAAAGAGTTATCGACCTTGCCCATGAAGGACACCAGGGTATTGTCAAAACCAAGAAGCTTCTAAGAGAAAAAGTATGGTTTCACCGCATGAACAACATGGTCGAAAAGAAAACCACATCCTGCGGTGCATGCCAAATTGCAACACCAAGGACAACACGAGAACCATTACAAATGTCTCCGTTACCTGCATCTCCTTGGAGAGAAGTAAGCGTCGACTTCAAGCACTTGTCTTCTTGCGAATACCTTCTAGTCATCACTGACGACTACTCACGCTACCCAGTCGTCGAAATAGTACGCTCAACATCCGCGTCGACATTCTCCACATTTGGTATACCGGAGATTGTCCGATCTGACAATGGCCCTCCATTCAACGGAAGGGAATTCAGAGAGTTCGCCCAAACACTTGGTTTCAAGCAAAGAAAAGTCATCCCGTTATGGCCAAGAGCAAATGGCCAAGTAGAGCGTTTTATGAGGACAATCAAGAAATCTGTTTTAGCAGCGAAAGCAGAAAGGAAACCATGGAAGACAGAACTCTTCCAACTGCTAAGGAACTATCGGTCGACACCCCACAGCTCAACAGGAATCGCCCCTGCAACGGCTCTGTTCAATCGCCCGATACGGAACAAGCTTCCAGAAGTGGCACAACCAATCAACAACTCAACAGACATTGCGCAAAGTGATCATCAAGCTAAAACAAGAATAAAGGCTTACGCCGACAGTAAAGCAAACGTCAAACCCTCAAGCCTCTCGGTTGGAGACACAGTTGACCCCAAGCTGCAACAGTTGACCCCTCTCGCTGTCTCAACCACAACCCTCGATCCAGTACCCCAGCCAGCCACTTACACTCGCCCAGCCCCTACAAGTGTCATGGGTTCTGTGAGCAATGAAAGCCTTGTTGCTATCATGTCCTCAATGGAGAGGATGAGTGTATCACATGACCTCCCACCTCCAGTATCCAGCCTTTCGACCAAGATTCAAACAACTGGTGGAAACAAGACCACTTGATAATTCAGTTAAAATGACTCGTCTGTTACAGTTTCTAGAGGGACCAGCCCTCCTTGCAGTGCAAAGATATGAGCCAATGCCAGGTGGTCTGTCGAAGGCTCTTAAAACGTTAGACGATCGATTTGGGCAGCCATTCCAAGTAGTGAGGGCATGCATTGAATCGCTTACCAAGGGGCCTGCTATACAAGCCAGTGGCAAGGACAGTTTACAACGCTATGCTGATACAGCCCAAGTTACCTACGATACCCTAGAGTCCATGGGATACCTTAGTGAAATGAACGCAGATAATCTTGAGAAAGTCATTACACGGTTACCCAGGTGGATGCAGGCCAAATTTGCTGAGCATCTGAAGAGTCTTGAGCGTAAAGGACAACTGATGCCAAGTTTCAGGGAAGTTGTGGATTTCCTCAAAGAAAGAGCTTATGTCTTGAACCATTCCTTCTTTAGTGTTGAATTGAACGAAGCTGCGCCTACCAGAGTCAAGCCTACGAAGAGTAAGTCAGTGACCAGAAAGGCATCCGCTTATGTGACCATGTCAGCAAAGCAGGAATCTTGCATAATGTGCCGTGAGCCCCATCGGTTGTACCGCTGTGAGGCGTTTAGAGCCAAGTCCCCTCGAGAGAGAGCTGAGTTTGTGAAGAAAGGAAAGATTTGCTTTAACTGTATTAATTCGACAGAATATGCATCTAGGAATTGCGGATCTCGTAATCGATGCCGGGTGCAGGGCTGCGGCAAGACCCATCACACGTTACTGCACTTCACTGACACTCGCGGAAATGCAAATCAAGGAGCCCTCTCTCAGCATCACGAGGTTGTCAACCAGAACTTGGTGCCAGACCAAGGCATTACGTCAACTTGCTCCACGTTAGCGTCAGTTGGCCCCTGTGAGGTGCTGCTGCAAGTCATTCCAGTTAAGGTGATGAGCAGTGCTTGTTGTCAAATTACAACTTATGGTCTAATAGACTCGGGCTCTGACATCACGATGATTGACCCGTCCCTTGTGGAGTTATTAAACATAAAGGGATCGCCCAGCAAACTTTCATAGACGACAGTGCACAGTGTTGATGCTGAAGAAGTAGGAATAAAAGTAGATTTCCAGATTGGTTCGGTTGATAGCCAGAATGAAAACGTGATTAACGTGAAATCAGCCTCGGCGGTCATGCAAGGACTTAACAATTCCTCTAAAGCATACCAGAGTCATAAGGTCAGTGGCGCAATGGCCACATTTACACCATGTGTGTTTTCCGGATGTGGAGAGAAAGAAGATTTCTGTGTTGATTGGCACCAACCTCCAAGAGGTTTTCATACCACTTGAGGTTCGAAGAGGCAAACGTAATGAGCCAGTTGCTATTAAGTCGTGTATTGGATGGAGCATTCTTGGTGGTTCGCGAATTATGCAAGCCTCTGGTTGTGTTCAATTTAATCTTATCAGTGGACAAGATGTTTACCTAAATGACAAGTTGGAAGAGTTTTGGAAAGTTGAGTCGTATGGCACTGCCAAAAATGTAACTAAGCCCACGTCGGTAGAACATCAACGAACACTAAAGCGGATCATGCAATGATTCAGTCTGCAAACGAGACGGCCATTACCAGATGGATCTCTTGATCCTAATGCCTCTCTATAGTTTGATGCAACTCCTTATAGAAAAACATTACCAAACtgattgtttaaaatataactgTGACATGGAAAACTCAAGCCAACTATAAGATTTGGCTACTAATAGAACCCATTCTCAATAACAGAACTCTCCATGCGAGAATACACAAGAAGTTTCAACAATTATTTGGAGCGAGTCTTTATAGCAACGCTGAACTTATTCATGTTATTAATGCTGTATGACATTTGTTTCCATTTGACATGTTTGTGGTTAATACTATGGATAGTTTTGTGTTTTATATGTGTGAAAATTAAAGTTTTCGAGTGAGAGGCTTGCGAAAAAAGTACAAAAAGATAAATTCTTTCAATCCGTTCACAATTCAgtaatctttcctttttttaactgCTTTGGAGGCAGTGTAGcacagtggttagggcgcttgccttgagatccggagaccccgggttcaagacccgctctgaccactcgttgaatttgatcctggtagtcccttgtttaacttcccagctgcacttgtaaatagtcaactggtttgcctccggccagttgggattcttaacagttgttgttctgttccgtcatttcgttgtctttcattggccctgaaaagcccctatggggagcgatcaattaagtatgtattgtattgtattgtaatgctTTGAATGGTGAATCGAATTGTGTTGCCAAAAGACAGCGCAAAGGCTTGTCCGAGCGGATGTTTTCCTCGAACACCTGTTcggaaaaatattttccttttaaaatataGCAGATGAAA
The Montipora capricornis isolate CH-2021 chromosome 10, ASM3666992v2, whole genome shotgun sequence genome window above contains:
- the LOC138020320 gene encoding uncharacterized protein, which encodes MTRLLQFLEGPALLAVQRYEPMPGGLSKALKTLDDRFGQPFQVVRACIESLTKGPAIQASGKDSLQRYADTAQVTYDTLESMGYLSEMNADNLEKVITRLPRWMQAKFAEHLKSLERKGQLMPSFREVVDFLKERAYVLNHSFFSVELNEAAPTRVKPTKSKSVTRKASAYVTMSAKQESCIMCREPHRLYRCEAFRAKSPRERAEFVKKGKICFNCINSTEYASRNCGSRNRCRVQGCGKTHHTLLHFTDTRGNANQGALSQHHEVVNQNLVPDQGITSTCSTLASVGPCEVLLQVIPVKVMSSACCQITTYGLIDSGSDITMIDPSLVELLNIKGSPSKLS